In Quercus robur chromosome 11, dhQueRobu3.1, whole genome shotgun sequence, the following proteins share a genomic window:
- the LOC126704938 gene encoding secreted RxLR effector protein 161-like — translation MSMIEELNHFLGLQIRQHESGIFISQSKCAKNLMKKFSLESASPVRTLMNPNVKITVDLLGKSVDSSLYRSMISNLLYLTASRPDISYSVGVCARYQANPKESHIIALKRIIKYVKVTADFGVWYSKDTNDVLVGYFDADWVGNADDRKSTLGGCFYVGNNLVSWMSKKQNSISLSTAKAEYIVAGSCCTQLLWMQKLLLDYGIRQEHLTIYFDNTSAINISKNPVQNSRTKHIEIRHHFI, via the coding sequence atgagcatgattgAAGAGTTGAATCACTTCCTTGGATTGCAGATTCGTCAGCATGAGTCAGGTATATTCATATCTCAATCTAAATGTGCCAAAAATCTTATGAAAAAGTTTAGTTTGGAATCTGCTAGTCCTGTTAGAACCCTAATGAACCCTAATGTTAAAATCACTGTTGACTTATTAGGTAAAAGTGTTGATTCTTCTTTATATAGGAGCATGATAAGTAATCTCCTTTACCTTACTGCTAGTAGACCTGACATTAGTTACAGTGTAggagtgtgtgctagatatcaggcAAACCCCAAAGAGTCTCATATAATTGctttgaaaagaatcataaagtatgtcaaaGTCACTGCCGATTTTGGAGTATGGTATAGTAAGgacacaaatgatgtcttagTTGGGTATTTTGATGCGGACTGGGTtgggaatgctgatgatagaaaaagtaCATTGGGGGGTTGCTTTtatgtgggtaataatcttgtctcctGGATGAGTAAGAAGCAGAATTCCATCTCATTATCCACTGCTAAGGCTGAATACATCGTTGCCGGTAGCTGTTGCACCCAACTTCTgtggatgcaaaaactccttCTTGATTATGGTATTCGTCAAGAACATCTTACCATTTATTTTGACAATACTAGtgccattaacatctctaaaaaTCCTGTTCAAAATTCTCGAACAAAACATATAGAGATACGACACCACTTCATTTAG
- the LOC126704939 gene encoding uncharacterized protein LOC126704939, giving the protein MKIPSFQGKNDLEVYLEWEKKVEFIFECHNYSEEKKVKLVVIEFTNYTLIWWDQLVMNRRRNYERPIETWEEMKATMRRRFVPSHFYRDLYQKLQSLTQGYRSVEDYHKEMEIAMIRANVEEDRKATMARFLNGLNRDIANVVELQHYVELEDMVHMAIKVERQLKWKGIRSFQNPGSSTSWRSNRRKDEGAVFKSKTEPPKRRDETPNVNKGKNKYQTRNRDIKCFRCLGVGHIASECPNKRTMITRVDREVETESEEDDDQMPSLEDTCDDNVEYPVEGESLVARRALSAQVKEDDMEQQRENIFHTRCHINNKVCSMIIDGESCTNVASTTLVEKLNLPTMKYPRPYKLQWLNDCGEVKVNKQVLVSFSIGRYKDEVLCDVVPMHAVLYEDVFPNDVPSGLPPIRGIEHQIDFVSGATIPNRPAYRSNPKETKELQRQVEELLTKGHVRESMSPCTVQVLLVPKKDGTWRMCVDYRAINNITVKYRHLIPRLDDMLDELHGSCVFTKIDLKSGYHQIRMKEDDEWKTIFKTKYGLYEWLVMPFGLTNAPSTFMRLMNHALRAFIGRFVVVYFDDILLYSKNLDEYINHLHCVLAVLRKEKLYANLKKCSFCMDKVVFLGYAVSAKGIEVDEENVKAIKEWPTPKSITEEKRPIAYFSEKLNGAVLNYLTYDKELYVLVKALETWQHYL; this is encoded by the exons atgaagatACCATCGTTCCAAGGGAAAAATGATCTAGAAGTGTACTTGGAGTGGGAGAAGAAGGTGGAGTTCATCTTTGAGTGCCACAACTACTCCGAGGAGAAAAAGGTAAAACTAGTTGTGATTGAGTTTACTAACTATACTCTTATATGGTGGGATCAACTTGTGATGAACAGAAGGAGAAACTATGAGAGGCCTATTGAGACGTGGGAGGAAATGAAGGCCACCATGAGGAGGCGGTTTGTCCCTAGTCACTTCTATAGGGACTTGTATCAAAAATTACAGAGCCTTACTCAAGGCTATAGGAGCGTGGAAGACTACCACAAGGAGATGGAGATTGCCATGATTCGGGCTAATGTAGAGGAGGATAGAAAAGCTACTATGGCAAGGTTTTTGAATGGGTTGAATCGGGACATTGCCAATGTGGTGGAGTTGCAGCACTACGTGGAGTTGGAGGACATGGTGCACATGGCAATAAAGGTGGAACGACAGCTTAAATGGAAAGGAATTCGGTCATTTCAAAATCCGGGGTCCTCTACTTCATGGAGGTCAAATAGGAGGAAAGACGAAGGGGCTGTCTTCAAATCCAAAACCGAACCACCAAAAAGGAGAGATGAAACTCCCAATGTCAACAAAGGTAAAAACAAATACCAAACTCGTAATCGTGATATTAAGTGTTTTCGTTGTTTGGGAGTAGGTCATATCGCTTCAGAATGCCCAAATAAGAGGACCATGATCACACGTGTTGATAGAGAGGTGGAAACTGAAAGTGAGGAAGATGATGACCAGATGCCATCACTGGAGGATACTTGTGACGATAATGTAGAGTATCCGGTGGAGGGTGAGTCACTTGTGGCTAGGCGTGCTTTAAGTGCCCAAGTTAAAGAGGATGACATGGAACAACAAAGGgagaatatttttcacactagatgccacatcaacaataaGGTATGTAGTATGATCATTGATGGGGAGAGCTGTACTAATGTGGCTAGCACTACTTTAgttgaaaaattgaatttacctACCATGAAATACCCTAGACCATATAAGTTGCAGTGGTTGAATGATTGTGGAGAGGTTAAGGTAAATAAACAAGTGCtggtttctttttcaattgggaGGTACAAGGATGAAGTACTTTGTGATGTTGTTCCAATGCATGCAG TGTTATATGAGGACGTGTTTCCTAACGATGTGCCTAGTGGATTGCCACCTATTAGAGGAATAGagcatcaaattgattttgtgtcAGGTGCGACAATTCCTAACCGACCAGCCTATAGGAGTAATCCAAAGGAGACAAAGGAACTTCAAAGGCAAGTTGAGGAGTTGCTGACCAAAGGACATGTGAGAGAAAGCATGAGTCCATGCACGGTGCAGGTGCTGCTTGTGCCTAAGAAGGATGGAACTTGGAGGATGTGTGTTGATTACAGGGCTATCAACAACATTACAGTAAAGTATAGACATCTTATTCCTAGGCTAGATGACATGTTAGATGAATTGCATGGATCATgtgttttcacaaaaattgatttgaaaagtgggtatcatcaaattaggatgAAAGAGGATGATgaatggaaaactatctttaaaactaaatatggATTGTATGAGTGgttggtaatgccttttggtttaACTAATGCACCAAGTACATTCATGAGGTTAATGAACCATGCATTGCGTGCGTTTATAGGCAGATTTGTTGTGgtctattttgatgatattttgttgtatagTAAGAACTTAGATGAGTATATCAATCATTTGCATTGTGTGCTTGctgttttgagaaaagaaaaattatatgccaatttaaagaaatgttCCTTTTGCATGGACAAAGTTGTGTTTCTTGGTTATGCTGTTAGCGCGAAAGGAATTGAGGTGGATGAGGAAAATGTGAAGGCTATCAAGGAATGGCCCACACCTAAGTCAATCACTGAG GAGAAGCGACCAATAGCCTATTTTAGTGAAAAGCTAAATGGGGCAGTTTTAAACTACCTAACATATGACAAGGAGCTTTATGTACTAGTGAAAGCATTGGAGACTTGGCAACATTACCTTTAG